The DNA sequence AAATAACTGTTTGAGGATACACCCCCAGCAAGTGCAATAGTTGGAACTTCGTAACTTAATGCAGCTCTTAAAGTTTTTTCCACTAAAACATCCATTACAGCTTTCTGAAAACTTGCAGCTAAATCTGGTATATTCTTTCGAGAAAGCAAAGTCTTATCCTTTCTTACCATATAAATGACTGCAGTTTTTAAACCACTAAAGCTAAAATTTAAACCTTTTTTCAGCATCGGTCTTGGTAATTTATAAGCATCAGCATTTCTATTAATTGATATTCTTTCAATAGCTGGTCCCCCAGGATAACCAATATTTAGAAATCTGGCTATTTTATCTAAAACCTCCCCGGCTGCATCATCTAAAGTTGAACCTAAAATTTCAAACTCATCATTCTCTTTTAAAAGGTAAATTGATGTATGACCTCCAGATGCAACCAAACTTACAATAGGTCTCTTGATATCGGGATTTTCTATAAAATTTGCATACATATGACTTAATACATGATTAACCCCAATTAACGGAATGTTTAAACTATAGCAAATTGCTTTTGCTGCTGCCAATCCAATAAGTAGTGAACCAATCAGACCTGGTCCATTGGTTACGCCAACAGCAGTTAAATCTTTAAAATCCACATTTGCTCTTTTTAGGGCTTGCTTTATTACAATATTTATAAGCTCTATATGTTTTCTTGATGCAACTTCTGGTACTATACCACCAAAACCTTCATGTAGTTCTTCCTGCGTAGCTATAATATTTGATAAAACTTTATGACCATCCTTCAAAACTGCTGCTGTTGTATCATCACAGGATGTTTCTATACCTAAAATTATATTTTTACCTATCAAAATATATATTCCCTTCTTTCAATACTCTTTTTAACAATTCTGTAATGTCTTCATTTGTGAAACTGATTATGTTTTACGTTCTCTCTCTAATTTTAGAATTATATTTTTATATTCATAATTTGTAATATCATCTACCACCATTACTAAGGCATCCTCACCACTATCTGAATAATATCCTCTTATTTTTCCAGCAGTAAAAAAATTAAATTTCGCATAAAATTTTTGTGCAATTATGTTTGACTGTCTTACCTCCAAAAATAATCTTGTTATCCCCCTTTTTATTGCCTTCCTGATTAATGAAATCAATAACAATGTTCCTATTTTTTTCCTTTTAAAGTCAGACCTTACCGCTATTGTAGTAATATGCCCACTTTTATTTTTTTTAACTATTCCTGTATATCCAATAACCTCATTGTTCTTTTTTGCTACAAGGTATATATTAGATCTCCTTCCTAATAATTGTGACACAAAACTTTTCCTGCTCCATGGAGTTGGAAAAGTCTCAACTTCAATAGCATAAACCTGATTTATATCTTTAATACTCAAAGGATAAATTTTTATTTCACTTAAATCATAACGGTTC is a window from the Actinomycetota bacterium genome containing:
- the rimI gene encoding ribosomal protein S18-alanine N-acetyltransferase, whose protein sequence is MNRYDLSEIKIYPLSIKDINQVYAIEVETFPTPWSRKSFVSQLLGRRSNIYLVAKKNNEVIGYTGIVKKNKSGHITTIAVRSDFKRKKIGTLLLISLIRKAIKRGITRLFLEVRQSNIIAQKFYAKFNFFTAGKIRGYYSDSGEDALVMVVDDITNYEYKNIILKLERERKT
- the tsaD gene encoding tRNA (adenosine(37)-N6)-threonylcarbamoyltransferase complex transferase subunit TsaD, with the protein product MGKNIILGIETSCDDTTAAVLKDGHKVLSNIIATQEELHEGFGGIVPEVASRKHIELINIVIKQALKRANVDFKDLTAVGVTNGPGLIGSLLIGLAAAKAICYSLNIPLIGVNHVLSHMYANFIENPDIKRPIVSLVASGGHTSIYLLKENDEFEILGSTLDDAAGEVLDKIARFLNIGYPGGPAIERISINRNADAYKLPRPMLKKGLNFSFSGLKTAVIYMVRKDKTLLSRKNIPDLAASFQKAVMDVLVEKTLRAALSYEVPTIALAGGVSSNSYLRSEMKKRAESYGVDAIYPPKEYCTDNAAMVACLAYYKLKKGQISNIDIDAYSQISLKT